One genomic region from Kwoniella dejecticola CBS 10117 chromosome 1, complete sequence encodes:
- a CDS encoding homoaconitase, mitochondrial → MVLLPRLTRLGAQQKVAILHARQAGRFYATVSNPQTVIEKIVQKYAVDLPQGTKVRAGDYVMIKPEHVMTHDNTGPVISKFLSLSCSKLDNPRQPVFTLDHDVQNKSETNQNKYKKIEAFAKQHNVDFYPAGRGIGHQIIVEEGYAFPGRMVVASDSHSNHYGGVGCLGTAIVRTDAAGIWATGKFWWQIPRVVSVSLDGKLSPGVTGKDVIVALAGLFNNDEVLNAAIEFTGDGIQHLSIDERLTIANMTTEWGAVAGVFPIDNKLEEWYKNIFKKNELRRFLSAPSTSSMAPVPEPSDPVNATSPHPRLNPSRLHDAISTRPTADEGAQYASKLSLDLSTLVPYVSGPNSVKVATALPKLASENIKINKAYLVSCTNSRASDIAAAADVLRGKKIANGVEFYIAAASSRVQEDAESAGDWQALVDAGAKTLPAGCGPCIGLGVGLLEKGEVGISATNRNYKGRMGSPEAIAYLASPAVVAASAAKGYICGPDSLDMNALPQFDRPKISIIEESTESATPAEVDEASLEPLLEGFPAYFEGPLLFAPQDNLTTDGMYPGKYTYQDDITPERQAEVVMENYDPKFAATARELRSTLPSSSGKSSSTKPGAILLSGYNFGTGSSREQAATAIKNAGIPLVICGSFGDIFKRNSINNGLILVESPSLIKDMTERFAKGGVRGQGSKDGELTVVPPGWTIKVDTRRGQVTLNMGEEGEKVYPAAKVGRSVQELWVNGGLEGFIRASS, encoded by the exons ATGGTCCTCCTCCCACGACTGACCCGTCTGGGCGCTCAACAAAAGGTAGCAATCTTACATGCTCGACAGGCCGGTCGGTTTTATGCGACCGTGTCTAACCCTCAAACGGTCATCGAAAAGATTGTTCAGAAATATGCAGTGGATTTACCTCAAGGGACCAAAGTCAGAGCTGGTGATTATGTGATGATCAAGCCTGAGCATGT GATGACACACGATAATACAGGACCGGTCATATCTAAATTCTTATCTCTGTCATGTTCCAAGCTCGATAACCCTCGTCAACCAGTATTTACCCTCGATCACGATGTACAGAACAAGTCTGAGACGAATCAGAATAAATACAAGAAGATTGAGGCTTTCGCAAAGCAGCACAACGTAGATTTTTACCCTGCCGGAAGGGGTATAGGACATCAGATCATAGTAGAAGAAGGATATGCTTTCCCGGGACGAATGGTCGTCGCCTCAGACAGTCATTCGAACCACTATGGTGGTGTCGGATGTCTGGGTACCGCAATAGTCAGGACAGATGCTGC AGGAATATGGGCAACTGGAAAGTTCTGGTGGCAGATCCCTCGAGTCGTCTCAGTGTCTCTTGACGGTAAACTCTCGCCTGGTGTCACCGGGAAAGACGTGATCGTAGCCTTGGCAGGTTTGTTCAACAACGATGAAGTCTTGAATGCCGCCATAGAGTTCACAGGAGACGGTATACAGCATCTGTCGATTGACGAAAGGTTGACAATAGCCAATATGACCACGGAATGGGGAGCTGTGGCTGGTGTTTTCCCGATAGATAAcaaattggaagaatggTACAAGAACATCTTTAAGAAGAACGAACTGCGCCGATTCCTCTCCGccccttcgacatcaagtATGGCACCTGTACCCGAACCTTCTGATCCTGTCAACGCTAcgtctcctcatcctcgactgAACCCCTCTCGTCTGCATGACGCCATATCAACTCGACCTACAGCAGATGAAGGCGCCCAATACGCTTCTAAATTATCCTTGGACCTGTCAACGCTCGTCCCCTACGTGTCGGGACCGAATTCGGTCAAAGTAGCTACTGCTCTGCCGAAACTTGCTTCTGAGAATATTAAAATCAACAAAGCATACCTCGTGTCCTGTACCAACTCCCGAGCGTCCGATATAGCCGCCGCCGCCGATGTGCTTCGAGGCAAGAAGATTGCGAATGGAGTAGAATTCTACATCGCAGCTGCGTCAAGTAGGGTGCAAGAGGATGCCGAATCTGCGGGAGACTGGCAAGCTTTAGTGGATGCTGGGGCGAAGACCCTTCCAGCCGGTTGTGGACCATGTATTGGGCTGGGTGTTGGATTGctggagaaaggagaagtgGGAATCAGTGCTACCAACCGAAATTACAAGGGACGAATGGGTTCTCCTGAGGCTATTGCCTATTTGGCCTCGCCAGCAGTAGTAGCGGCTTCGGCGGCAAAGGGGTATATCTGTGGCCCGGACTCGCTTGACATGAACGCTCTCCCTCAATTCGATAGACcgaagatatcgataatAGAGGAGAGCACCGAGTCAGCTACCCCTGCCGAAGTGGACGAAGCTTCCCTTGAACCCCTGTTAGAAGGGTTCCCAGCATACTTTGAGGGACCGCTATTATTCGCTCCTCAAGATAATCTCACGACGGACGGTATGTACCCCGGTAAATATACTTACCAGGATGACATCACCCCTGAAAGGCAAGCTGAGGTGGTCATGG AGAACTACGATCCTAAATTCGCCGCAACAGCTCGAGAGCTGCGATCAActttaccttcttcatcaggaAAATCGTCCAGCACAAAGCCAGGAGCTATCCTGTTATCGGGATACAACTTCGGAACCGGATCTTCCCGAGAACAAGCTGCGACAGCCATAAAGAACGCCGGCATACCCTTGGTGATCTGTGGTTCGTTTGGTGATATTTTCAAAAGGAATTCGATAAATAAcggcttgatcttggtggAATCCccaagcttgatcaaggacaTGACTGAACGATTTGCGAAGGGCGGAGTCAGAGGTCAGGGATCGAAAGACGGAGAATTGACGGTCGTACCTCCCGGATGGACGATCAAGGTTGATACGAGACGAGGACAGGTGACGCTGAACATGGGTgaagagggggagaaggtgtaCCCGGCAGCGAAAGTAGGCAGAAGTGTGCAGGAGCTGTGGGTCAATGGAGGACTGGAAGGGTTCATCAGAGCTTCATCGTAA
- a CDS encoding chitin synthase export chaperone: MSHAFKFGSFDYFCEHAALVVCPLLGSSQGTMATCYSRNVQLGSQIIFQPATCFVHIAALGMTAIMLFHVRSKYTAVGRKEIVTFFYMYMFVELLAIFLDSAIIPTSHSVYPWFAAVYAGAVGALYWCILINGFVGFQLYEDGTPISLWFLRLSCLVIWGICFFVAIATFKGFASFSYEKPTGLFVTYLVFPAVCAVIYFVSQLLLVVRTLDDRWVVGDLVFMAGFYVCGILLLLAFSVTICDKVNHYVDGVFFFSMAMLLTVMMIYKYWDSITKEDLEFSVGSKAAVWEVKDPLMAGGSEYYPEDDTQSSYRGAGGSLVGGMGGNNYYGNYPQQQYGQQGYNQSGYGGGYAQGNGQYGGGHY; the protein is encoded by the exons ATGTCGCATGCCTTCAAATTCGGTTCATTCGACTACTTCTGTGAACATGCCGCCTTGGTAGTCTGTCCCTTGCTGGGTTCGTCCCAGGGCACGATGGCGACTTGTTATAGTAGGAATGTTCAGCTTGGATCGCAGATTATCTTTCAGcctg CAACATGTTTCGTTCACATAGCAGCATTAGGAATGACAGCCATCATGTTATTCCACGTCCGATCGAAATACACTGCTGTCGGCCGGAAAGAAATCGTGACGTTCTTCTATATGTACATGTTCGTGGAGCTATTGGCTATATTCTTGGATTCCGCTATTATCCCTACGAGTCATTCAGTGTATCCC TGGTTCGCTGCTGTGTATGCTGGAGCTGTCGGAGCATTGTACTGGTGTATCCTCATCAATGGTTTTGTCGGTTTCCAATTATACGAAGATGGAACACCTATAAGTTTATGG TTCCTCCGGCTATCTTGTTTAGTCATCTGGGGTATATGTTTCTTCGTCGCCATAGCGACGTTCAAAGGATTCGCTTCGTTCTCATACGAGAAGCCGACCGGTTTATTCGTCACGTACTTGGTCTTCCCTGCTGTCTGCGCGGTGATTTACTTTGTCTCGCAATTGTTGTTGGTAGTAAGAACACTGGACGATCGATGG GTCGTCGGCGATCTTGTGTTCATGGCTGGATTCTACGTTTGCGGTATCCTCCTCTTACTTGCCTTCAGCGTGACTATCTGCGATAAAGTCAACCACTACGttgatggag tgttcttcttctcgatggCTATGCTCTTGACAGTAATGATGATCTACAAATACTGGGATT CTATCACCAAAGAAGATCTCGAATTCTCAGTTGGATCTAAAGCAGCTGTTTGGGAAGTCAAAGATCCACTTATGGCT GGTGGTTCTGAATATTACCCAGAAGACGATACTCAATCTTCTTATCGGGGTGCAGGGGGTTCCTTAGTCGGTGGAATGGGCGGAAACAACTACTACGGAAATTACCCGCAACAGCAATACGGGCAGCAAGGATACAACCAAAGCGGCTATGGAGGTGGTTACGCCCAAGGGAATGGTCAATATGGCGGGGGCCATTACTGA
- a CDS encoding 2,3-bisphosphoglycerate-independent phosphoglycerate mutase — MATRSAASPEKAQDAKKQKTDSVQVKKKVCLIVHDGWGLSDNEKGNAIFHGDTTHMDAIRDKHNFVELEAHGLAVGLKEGLMGNSEVGHLNIGAGRIVWQDIVKIDQTIKKDEFQNQPAIVQAMEHAKSNSGRLHLAGLISDGGVHSHIQHLFALLRVAKKHEIPHVYIHFFGDGRDTAPKSATKYIGQLQDYIKEVGVGEISTVVGRYYAMDRDKRWDRIKIAIEGLVEGKGDKSTQEDLIKDVEKGYENGTTDEFIKPIISGSEDSRIKKGDTLFMFNYRSDRMREITSVLGLPDKPMEVNVPEDLNITTMSRYNAEFPFNVAFPPQGMTNVLAEWLGKQGVKQSHIAETEKYAHVTFFFNGGVEKQFENEKREMIPSPKVATYDKQPEMSVQGVADKVAEVVKSDEYEFVMCNFAPPDMVGHTGDYEAAVKAITATDKAVKTVYDACEEAGYVLCVTADHGNAEQMLDPTTGNPHTAHTTNHVPFIVTGDKGALEVSSEPGALADVAPTILAILGLPQPEEMTGRSLLSKQ, encoded by the exons ATGGCGACTAGATCAGCAGCGTCTCCGGAGAAAGCACAAGATGCTAAGAAACAAAAGACAGATTCTGTCCAAGTCAAGA AGAAGGTCTGTTTGAT CGTCCACGATGGATGGGGATTATCGGATAACGAAAAGGGAAATGCCATCTTCCATGGAGATACCACCCACATGGACGCTATAAGGGATAAGCACAACTTCGTGGAGCTCGAGGCGCACGGTTTGGCTGTGGGGTTGAAAGAGGGTTTGATGGGTAACTCGGAAGTAGG TCACTTGAACATTGGTGCTGGTAGAATCGTCTGGCAGGATATCGTCAAGATTGATCAAA caatcaagaaggacgaaTTCCAGAACCAACCAGCTATCGTCCAAGCGATGGAACACGCTAAGTCCAACTCCGGCAGATTGCACTTAGCAGGTCTGATCTCGGACGGAGGTGTCCACTCCCACATCCAACACTTGTTCGCCTTACTTCGAGTAGCCAAGAAGCACGAGATCCCTCATGTTTACATCCACTTCTTcggagatggaagagatacCGCCCCTAAATCTGCTACGAAGTACATCGGCCAATTGCAAGATTACATCAAGGAGGTCGGAGTTGGAGAGATCTCTACGGTCGTCGGAAGATACTATGCGATGGACAGAGATAAGCGATGGGACCGAATCAAGATTGCCATCGAGGGGTTGGtagaaggaaaaggagataAGTCTACtcaagaagatctgatcaaagATGTAGAGAAGGGTTATGAGAATGGTACGACGGATGAATTTATTAAGCCGATTATCTCGGGCAGTGAAGATTCAAGGATCAAGA AGGGAGATACCCTCTTCATGTTCAACTACCGATCCGACAGAATGCGGGAGATCACCTCTGTCCTTGGTCTTCCCGACAAGCCTATGGAAGTCAATGTCCCTGAGGATCTG AACATCACTACTATGTCTCGATACAACGCTGAATTCCCCTTCAACGTTGCGTTCCCTCCGCAAGGAATGACCAATGTTCTTGCTGAATGGTTGGGTAAACAAGGTGTCAAGCAATCTCACATCGCTG AGACCGAAAAGTACGCCCACGTAacattcttcttcaacggAGGTGTCGAGAAGCAAttcgagaacgagaagagagaaATGATCCCTTCGCCTAAAGTTGCTACTTACGACAAACAACCCGAAATGTCCGTTCAGGGCGTAGCGGACAAAGTAGCTGAAGTAGTCAAATCTGACGAATACGAGTTCGTCATGTGTAACTTTGCTCCTCCTGACATG GTCGGTCACACCGGTGATTACGAGGCTGCTGTCAAAGCCATCACAGCCACCGACAAAGCCGTCAAGACGGTCTACGATGCATGTGAAGAAGCTGGCTACGTCTTGTGTGTCACTGCCGATCACGGTAACGCTGAGCAAATGTTGGATCCTACCACCGGAAACCCTCATACTGCCCACACCACTA ACCACGTCCCATTCATTGTAACAGGTGACAAGGGAGCTTTGGAGGTCTCATCCGAACCAGGAGCTCTGGCAGATGTAGCTCCTACGATTCTGGCTATCTTGGGTCTTCCTCAACCCGAAG AAATGACTGGAAGATCTTTGCTTTCTAAACAATAG